ttgtataGCCAAGCCTAGCATACCATAATAACCCATTGCAAATTAATTTCACCATCCTCCAGAAAGCTCAGCTCCTTTGTTTCTTATTTACATTCTCATTTTTCATTGCTCCCGAACTGCTTatctaattttcttcacaatcgAAGCACCGCTATTATTGGTCCAAGGGATTTGCTTGTCACATCAATCAAGAAATGTCTTCTAGATGCTAATTGTGAAATACCAATCAAGCAACAGAGCAGCTAATTAAGAAGTACCAATCAAGCAATAGAGCAGCTAATTGTGAAGTACCAATCAAGCAATATAAACATCAGCGAGACCAGCTAATGCAGAAGCACGTAAAAATAGGAAAGCAGCCAGCAGAAGTTTAGAATTCTCCAGAACTCACCTTGCATTTGGAGGATTGGGTACTTCCTCTAGCGGACGAGGCCAGACCTGCGGCAGCCCGACATCTTTATGGGCAGTGTACAACCTCTGAAAGTAGCTCGACGAGCACGCCACCTGAATAGCATTATTCCGGAGCTCAGCATGCTTCAAGGCAGCATCTCGCCCGACCGAGTGACAGCAAACATAGAAGTGATTGGATCCCTCTGAAGCATTCCAAAACTCATACTCCCGGCTAATCCTTGTTGTATACTGAGCGATGAAGTCTGCGATCGACACCTCGGAGCGCACGCGAGGATCGTTCCTGAGGGCATTGATGGAGAAGggcaagaagaagaagctgGTCTTCACAGGGTCGGATGTCAGGAATCGGCTGCGGAGGAGGCTGATCTTGAACATGTGCTCGCTGAAGTAGTTGCCAAGCTTCGGGTGGAGAGGGTCGGGGTGGGGAAGGAAGACATTGGCGAAGGGGGAGGACGAGTTGAGAGCATCGGGATAGACGAAGATTTTGAGATTCTGGAGCATGTTGTCGAAATCGGAGGCGAAGAGATCCCAGTCGTGGTAGGGGGCGGCAATCCGAGCTGGCTTTGAAGCAGTCGTGGTGTTCCGCTTCTCGGGTGCTTCGGTTGAAGGGGGAAGGAGAGTGGAagctgctgctgtggctgtaagGGTGCGGTGTGGGCGTGGAACGTGGTCTAGCCGTGGGGAACGGGAGAACGCCAGCCATGAGACGGCTATAGATCCTACCAGAGCGAGAAGCAGAAGCCATGGCAACGACGGTCTTGGCCGCTTTTTTCGACTCATCATGAAGGCAACTAGTGAAGAgtagcggagcgaagaggttgCCTTTGCTCACTTTCGTTTAATCGCCTTTCGTTAGGACAGAAGTCTTCGGCTGAGAGCGTTTGATCCTGGTGGGTGCATTAATATTCGTGCCGTTCTTTGAAAGCTTCTATCGAACATCTTGTGTGTGGTCGATAGCGGCTGCTTCCACGCCATCGGTTGCCGGAATCCTGCTTTCTCTGATCATGGCACCCAATACCAGTCAAGTGGGGGATTCGTCCGCGTTGGGTGGTGGCTGAACAGAGCCCTGGAAGCATGCTCTTCAGGGTAGTCGGCAACCTCTGGGCTTATTTTGTATATTGAGAGTTACCGGaagatttcttcttttaacttcttGCAAGCATTTTAGCACACTCCAAGCAACCGAACTTTTTACTCAACTTTTTTgtaccatcaaaatcaaatattttagaTCAACAATAACATGTTAATGTGATCATTTATTTTCCTTAAAAGTTCACAAgttatatataaaattaaataggattacAAATAGAATGAAATATTTGGATATTGATAGGATAGTTGCCTATCaatatccatatctatttttctttaatgaaTATAGATATGGGTATGGATATTAGTCGaatgctcaaatttctatccatatccgaatagatttgaatataaaaatagatctaaATGGATATTATCCGTTCCACTTTCATCCTTAGCTACCTCGGTGCATATGTCAACAACCCATAAAACTAAGCTAACACTAGTCGAGAGCAGCCTGCTTTTAAATTGCAGATTGACAATCGGCTGACCATGGAAGTCATTAGCACAATCTCGGGTGGACCAGCAGCAAGCAGGACCAGCTCATCCATATGAAAAACATATGCTCAGGTTGCCCAGACTCGAAAGCCCAATGCCGAAGAGGCAAAAGACAGATGAGACTATCTCCTTCTCAAATGCCGATGCAAAGGGTATCCAGATGCCTCATGACGATGCTATTGTAGTTTCTCTTACCATAGCaaattttgatataaaaaaaaaattagttgatAATCAAACTCAACAAGGTCTTCTTTTATGAGGCTTTCCACAAAATAAATTTGCCAGCTGATCAGTTGAGGAATATCATCTCTCCTTTGGTCAGGTTTTTTGGATACCCGATTCTGGTAGAAGGCATTGTCACCCTTCTGATTACTATGGACAGACCCAAAGCAAACCATAATAATGCTTGACTTTTGGTCGTTAAAGTTTCCTCGGTTTAAAATGCAATCTTGGGACAGCTAGGGATTGAATACCCTACATGCTATAGTCTCCACCTATCACCTATTGATGAAGTTCTTGACAAGCAACGGTGTAGGATAAGTCCAAGGCTATCAAGTGCTAGCTCGATAGTGCTACGTCGCCATACTCTAAGGAAAGAAGCCGATGGAGATGCTACCCAATGAAGCCTATGATGCACGGGACGAGCAGAGGCAACAATTGGGGAACTAGCTAAAAAACTACTTTCAGTTCCTTTTAATGAAGCAGATCTGAGCAAGATGGTAAAAGTTAGTGCTCATCTTGATGATGCTGCTAGGGCCCGACTTGTAGGTTTCTATAGGGCCAATGCTGACATCTTCACCTGATCAGCCTCCAACATGTCGGGTATAAGCGCCGATGTTATCGTCCATAAGTTGAGCATAGACCCAACATTCCAACCTGTCTTGTAGAAGAAGAGAAGCTTCACTCTAGAAAGACAACAAGCCATCGACGAATAGATAGATAAGCTCCTCAACACAAGCTTTATCCATAAGGTTGACTAACCCAACTTGTTGACCAATGTTGTTTTGGTAAAGAAGGCAAATGAGAAGTGATGAGTGTGTATCCACTTCGCCGATCTCAACAAAGCCTATCCTAGGGAAAACTTTCCATTGCTAAGGATCGACCAACTTGTTGATGCCACAATGGAGCATCAGATGCTGAGCTTTATGGATGCATTTTGGGCTACAACTAGATCTATGTGGCGCCCGAGGATAGAGAGAAGACCTCCTTCATCACCAACAAAGAGCTTTACTATTATAAAATCAAGCCCTTTAGTCTGAAGAATGCGGAGGCCACCTACTAACACCTTGTCAACAAAATCTTTAAGGACCAAATTGGCTACAATATAGGGGTCAACATTGATGATATGTTGGTTAAAAGCCAACAAGCTAAGCATCATGTAGCCGACATTTAGGGAGACCTTTCGAACCTTGAGCAAATGCTACATGAAGCTCAATCTAAGTAAGTGTGCCTTCGGGTTTCCTTGAAAAATTTTCTCAGATTCCTAGTGACTAAGCATGGGTTGAAACCAATCACGAGAATATCATGTTGTGCTGGAAATGACCCTCCCAAAAATGAAGAAGGAGGATCCGCGCTTGGTGGGTTGCATCACAGCGCTGAGCAGATTTGTGGTAAAATCGGTGGAAAAATATCTACCCTTCTCCAAAGCACTAAAACAACCAAAAATTTCTTCTTGTCTAAATAGTGTCAAACCATCTTTGATTAGCTACAACATTACCTCAGTTCAACGCCACTCCTCTCCAAGCGGAGCCTAGGAGAGATATTGTACCTCTACTTAGTTGTTTCTTTCTTAGCCTTAAGCTCGATCCTCATCTCGAGAAGACGATGAAATCTAGAAGCCGATCTACTACACAAGTCAAATTCTTAGGgacttaaagacaagtatcctAAGCTCAAAAAGGTAGCCTATGCTCTCATCACCTCATCCAGATGACTTCGGCCTTACTTCGAAGCCCATTTTATTACCGTGTTAACAGACCAACCATTGAAGCAAGTCTTGTAGAAGCTAGATACATCGAGGAGGCTAACTAAATGAGCGGTAGAGCTCAAAGAGTTCGACATCCATTATCAACCCTGACCTTCTATCAAAGCTCAAGAGTTGGCAAACTTCATCATAGAGTGTACAATCCCCAATGATGTGGAGGTCGACACGTTATTGGAGGAGCTCGAGCTAGAAGATTTCTGGACACTCCATGTTGATAGATCCTCCAACCCAAACAAAAGTGGAGCCAGACTGATCCTTACCAACCCAAAAGGAGTCATTGCAGTACCTCCAAAAGATCAAGGATCTTTCCTCGACCTTCAAGGAGTTCAAAGTTTTTGCAGATGCCAAGGTCAAAAAATGCCAAAGAAGACCTATTATCGAAACTCGACATCTCGAATTGTCCTCATTTATAGAAGGCAATATGTCTCGGAGTTCTCGTCCAACCAAGCATAGAGGAGGAACCAGCCCCGAGAATGCAAACTAATTTGTAACCAAACTGGATCAACCCACTCATGGACTATCTTCAAGATGGGAAACTTACAAAAGACAGGAAGAAGGCTCGGAGGCTAAAGAACCAATCTACCTGCTATGTCTTACTGGAGGTAAAGCTCTACGAGAGGTCATTCGCCTTATCTCTCCTCTGATGTCTCAAACCTTTCAAAGCCGAATATGCATTttgcgaagtccacgaaggaatGTGCTGGAACCATCTACGGGGCAGGGCCCTAGCTTATAAGGTCCTACGACAGGGCTACTACTAGTTTAGCATTCAAAGGGATGTTGTTGATTTTGTGAGGAAGTGTGACCAATGCCAAAGGCACAAGAATATCTAGCGGCAACTGGCAATTCTACTCATATCGATCAGTActtcttggccttttgcccaatcgAGAATGGATATCCTCAAGCTGTTTCCCTCATGCAACTAGGCAGAGAGAATTCCTGATGGTCGCCATCCACTACATCACTAAGTAGGCCGCAGGCAAGCCCCTAGCCCGAATCACCAAGAAAAATGCCCAAGAATTTGTGTGGAGGTTTATTATATGTCGCTTCAAACTTCCTTGATCCATTATTATCAATAATGGAAAGCAATTTGACAATGTCCCATTTAGAGGATTTTGCACCGACTATATATAGAGCATCGGCTCACCACAGTAGAGCACCCTCAGGCAAATGAAGAGGCTGAAGTGATTAACAGAACAATCTTGCAAGGCCTGAAGATGCAGTTGGTAGAGCAAAGAGACTCTAAGTGGCTGAGCTCCATAGTATTCTTTGGGCCTACCAAACCATCTCAAACCCAAATAGGAGAAACGCCTTTTTGTCTCACCTTCCATGTCGAAGTGGTAATTCCCATGGAGATCAGTCTACCCTCACATCGGGTGGACTCCCTTAACATATAGAGGAATCTAAAAGCTCTCCAAGCCAACCTTGACCTCCTTAAAGAGACAAAGGAATGAGCTTCGATTCATATGGTCATGTACGAATGACGAGTAGCTCGATATTACAACTCTCGAGTGAAAGtcaatttttttctatttgaaGAGCTAGTACTCATGAGAATCGAAGTGACTCAACCAGCCATATGAGGAAAGCTCATGTTGAATTGGAAAGGACCATATAGGGTATCCAAGGTTGTATGCCCTGAAACCTACCACTAGGAGCATCTAGACAGAACACCCATATCTCGGACATGGAATTTCATCAACCTTTGCATTTATTATCAGTAAGGTGTACCAATACATTTTGTAATCTTGGTTTATCAATGAAACTCCTCTTTTAGCAAGAAACTATCTTAAGTATTTCAATTGGACGCTAAGCATGAGGTCGGGTGCATCCTTATGTGACCACCAACGAAGATGCCCTCAAGTGTTGTAGATCGGACAAGCTATCTTACAGCCCTAACCTATAAACCTTCATGGCTAGAAAGTTTCTGGAAGAGCTTTTGTAGGGGCCTACACTTAGACAAGTTATTTAACAGCCCTGGCCAATAAGTGTTGCACTAGGAAGTTCCCAAGGGAGCATCTAGAGAGGCCTACACCTCCATTCATCGGATGAGCTATTTAACAAACTTGACCTATGAGCCTTCATGGCTAGAAAGTTTCTAGGAGGAGCTTCTGCGGGGTCCTATACATTCGTTCGTCAAATAAGCTAGTTAACAACCCTAACCTATGGGCCTTCATGACTAGAAAGTTACTGAGGAAGCTTCTGCGGGGCCTACATCTCCATTTGTCAGACGAGTTATTTAATAGCCCCAACCTATGAGCCTTTACAGTTAGAAAATTCTAGAAGAGCTTCTGTAGGGGCCTACACCATTGTCTCACTAGCCTCCATGGGTTGGGACTGCCCAAGTGGAGGCATTAGTTCTCAAGCCAAGCATTTGACCAGTTAACCGATTCTCATCAAAATGATAGCGGCCTAGATAAAAATGCCAATTGATGTCTTCGATAGCTCATCAAATGGGAGGCAACAACAACTAGAGGGCAAGGTCCCGAAGATAGCCTCCCGATAGCAATTGAACAAAATTGAGACCAATGTTTACTAAAGGCACCTCATG
This is a stretch of genomic DNA from Phoenix dactylifera cultivar Barhee BC4 chromosome 9, palm_55x_up_171113_PBpolish2nd_filt_p, whole genome shotgun sequence. It encodes these proteins:
- the LOC103705959 gene encoding probable glycosyltransferase At5g03795 isoform X1; translation: MMSRKKRPRPSLPWLLLLALVGSIAVSWLAFSRSPRLDHVPRPHRTLTATAAASTLLPPSTEAPEKRNTTTASKPARIAAPYHDWDLFASDFDNMLQNLKIFVYPDALNSSSPFANVFLPHPDPLHPKLGNYFSEHMFKISLLRSRFLTSDPVKTSFFFLPFSINALRNDPRVRSEVSIADFIAQYTTRISREYEFWNASEGSNHFYVCCHSVGRDAALKHAELRNNAIQVACSSSYFQRLYTAHKDVGLPQVWPRPLEEVPNPPNARSRLVFFAGRMKNSRVRQQLIARWENDTSMDIFSGRPPFPYEEGFRRSKFCLHVKGYEVNTARLSDAIHYGCIPVIISNHYELPFVNILDWSKFSIIISHSDIALLKHILLGISKITYLNMYHSLLHVRKHFRWHMTPIGYDSFHMIAYQLWLRRGRCLPS
- the LOC103705959 gene encoding probable glycosyltransferase At5g25310 isoform X2 — translated: MMSRKKRPRPSLPWLLLLALVGSIAVSWLAFSRSPRLDHVPRPHRTLTATAAASTLLPPSTEAPEKRNTTTASKPARIAAPYHDWDLFASDFDNMLQNLKIFVYPDALNSSSPFANVFLPHPDPLHPKLGNYFSEHMFKISLLRSRFLTSDPVKTSFFFLPFSINALRNDPRVRSEVSIADFIAQYTTRISREYEFWNASEGSNHFYVCCHSVGRDAALKHAELRNNAIQVACSSSYFQRLYTAHKDVGLPQVWPRPLEEVPNPPNARLH